The following coding sequences lie in one Bacillus thermozeamaize genomic window:
- a CDS encoding CDP-alcohol phosphatidyltransferase: MLDTHARKFVQPVIQKAASFFVQRGWRPNQITGCAFMIGVLASLSIGLGQPLLGVALLWISGFLDAVDGSMARLRGNASAWGTVLDVTLDRLVEAGVIIALAVLHPQPEVLFLLLLLVISFLFSMTVFLTVGAVSGKRGEKSFYYQAGLAERTEGFIFLTLMVLFQGQLLFWGALFCFAVVVTALQRLAEARRLLR; encoded by the coding sequence ATGCTTGACACGCATGCGCGCAAATTTGTCCAACCGGTTATCCAGAAAGCGGCCTCTTTTTTTGTCCAGAGAGGGTGGCGGCCCAATCAGATCACGGGTTGTGCATTTATGATCGGAGTGCTGGCCAGCTTGTCCATCGGGCTGGGGCAGCCGCTTTTAGGCGTGGCGCTGCTCTGGATTTCCGGTTTTTTGGATGCGGTGGACGGGAGCATGGCCAGGTTGAGGGGCAACGCTTCGGCGTGGGGAACGGTGCTGGATGTGACGTTGGATCGCCTGGTGGAAGCAGGCGTGATCATTGCCCTGGCTGTGCTTCATCCGCAGCCTGAGGTGCTGTTTCTTCTCTTGCTTTTGGTCATTTCCTTTCTTTTCTCGATGACCGTTTTTCTCACAGTGGGCGCTGTGAGCGGGAAGCGGGGGGAAAAGTCGTTTTATTATCAGGCGGGGTTGGCAGAGCGGACGGAAGGGTTTATTTTTCTTACATTGATGGTGTTGTTTCAGGGACAGCTGCTTTTTTGGGGTGCGCTTTTTTGTTTTGCGGTGGTGGTTACCGCTTTGCAGCGTTTGGCGGAAGCCCGCCGTCTGTTGCGGTAA
- a CDS encoding acyl-CoA synthetase: MNRTQTKTASNQTVKLADLAKTIRSKNAGTDKITFDIIFREKEKYELVKASKRITRESIAALYGIPVERISDFVEFDPAYAIKFTIYRNSPSGSPGERDIFGCQQYAPLLDIEIPLEPEHKN, encoded by the coding sequence ATGAACAGGACACAAACAAAAACCGCCAGCAACCAGACCGTAAAATTGGCGGATTTGGCCAAGACGATCCGAAGCAAAAACGCCGGCACCGACAAGATCACCTTTGACATTATCTTTCGAGAAAAAGAAAAGTACGAACTCGTCAAAGCCAGCAAGCGAATTACTCGCGAATCCATCGCAGCGCTGTACGGCATCCCTGTGGAGCGAATAAGCGACTTTGTGGAGTTTGATCCGGCCTATGCCATCAAGTTCACCATTTACCGGAACTCTCCAAGCGGTAGTCCGGGAGAACGGGATATTTTCGGCTGCCAGCAATATGCACCGCTGCTGGATATTGAAATCCCGTTGGAACCGGAGCATAAAAACTGA
- a CDS encoding peptidase S58, whose protein sequence is MWNNICDVPGVFVGHMEDRRALTGCTVCFFPEGGVAGVDVRCSAPGTRETDLLSPIHLVQQVHAILLTGGSAFGLDAATGVMRYLEEQGIGLETGAGRVPIVPAAVLYDLAIGDGTVRPDAAMGYEAARKARQGDFACGNVGAGTGATVGKVLGMEKAMKGGLGSASVQISWKGQELVVGALVAVNAFGDVREPETGRILAGPRLEDGRLGDSVKLLPRAAAAGAARFVGENTTIGLVATNARLNKAQATKVAQMAQDGLARTIYPAHTMRDGDTIFAVSTGDLDAPVDVVGALAAEVTAAAIVRGIREADGAGGLPAHRDLSR, encoded by the coding sequence ATGTGGAACAATATTTGCGATGTTCCCGGGGTGTTTGTCGGTCACATGGAGGATCGGCGGGCGCTGACCGGTTGCACGGTATGCTTTTTCCCGGAAGGAGGGGTGGCCGGCGTGGATGTGCGCTGCTCGGCTCCCGGCACACGGGAGACGGATCTCCTGTCGCCGATTCATCTGGTCCAGCAGGTCCACGCGATCCTGCTCACAGGAGGAAGCGCATTCGGCCTGGATGCGGCAACCGGTGTGATGCGTTATCTGGAGGAACAGGGCATTGGCCTGGAGACGGGCGCTGGACGTGTGCCGATCGTTCCGGCGGCCGTGTTGTACGATCTGGCGATCGGCGACGGCACGGTCCGGCCGGATGCGGCCATGGGATATGAGGCAGCCAGGAAGGCCAGGCAGGGCGATTTTGCGTGCGGGAATGTTGGCGCGGGGACGGGAGCGACTGTCGGGAAGGTATTGGGGATGGAGAAGGCGATGAAAGGCGGGCTCGGCAGCGCTTCTGTTCAAATCTCCTGGAAAGGGCAAGAACTGGTCGTCGGCGCATTGGTGGCGGTCAACGCCTTTGGTGACGTGCGGGAACCGGAGACTGGCCGCATTCTGGCCGGACCTCGGCTGGAGGATGGCCGGCTTGGCGACAGTGTCAAGTTGCTCCCCCGCGCTGCCGCAGCAGGAGCCGCCCGTTTCGTCGGAGAAAACACAACCATCGGCTTGGTGGCGACCAACGCCAGGCTGAACAAGGCACAGGCGACCAAGGTGGCGCAAATGGCCCAGGATGGCCTGGCCCGCACCATCTATCCGGCCCACACGATGCGGGATGGGGACACGATTTTTGCCGTTTCGACAGGTGATCTTGACGCGCCGGTGGATGTGGTCGGCGCATTGGCCGCCGAGGTGACGGCGGCGGCCATTGTCCGCGGCATCCGTGAGGCGGACGGGGCCGGGGGCCTTCCGGCGCATCGCGACCTGAGCCGGTAG
- a CDS encoding hydroxyglutarate oxidase (catalyzed the formation of 2-ketoglutarate from 2-hydroxyglutarate) produces MYDVAIIGGGIVGMSTAMHLLETAPGAKVVLLEKEERLGLHQTGNNSGVIHSGIYYKPGSLKARFATQGSRAMYMFCEKNGIPYENCGKVIVAVNPSEIPLLENLYERGLANGLAVKKISPAELREREPHIRGIAAIYVPETGIVNFREVLAAMARNVEQAGGELRLGARVEGWTETSDGVVLRTHREELRARYVVNCAGLFSDRVARLAGISPGLKIVPFRGEYYELVPQKRHLVKHLVYPVPNPAFPFLGVHLTRAIDGTVHAGPNAVLSFKREGYRKGDVSLRDSIEVLAYPAFWKIVRRYGRLGLGEMLRSWSKQAFLRHVQSFLPEVKAEDLTPAPAGVRAQALSRDGRLLDDFHILQKGRGIHVLNAPSPAATASLMIGQYLARRILDAASGEAGFGASFASVQNKA; encoded by the coding sequence ATGTACGATGTGGCAATTATCGGCGGCGGCATCGTCGGAATGTCCACGGCGATGCATCTGTTGGAAACGGCACCGGGTGCCAAGGTGGTGCTCCTCGAAAAGGAGGAGCGGCTTGGCCTGCACCAGACGGGAAACAACAGCGGCGTGATCCATTCCGGCATTTATTATAAACCGGGAAGCCTGAAAGCACGGTTTGCCACGCAAGGCAGCCGGGCGATGTACATGTTTTGCGAAAAAAACGGAATCCCTTATGAAAACTGTGGAAAGGTCATCGTGGCGGTGAACCCTTCCGAGATCCCGCTGCTCGAGAATTTGTATGAACGGGGCTTGGCCAACGGACTGGCCGTGAAAAAAATTTCGCCTGCGGAACTGCGTGAGCGGGAGCCGCATATCCGGGGCATTGCGGCCATCTACGTTCCGGAGACCGGCATTGTCAACTTCAGGGAGGTGCTGGCGGCGATGGCCCGGAACGTGGAACAGGCCGGCGGGGAATTGCGCCTTGGAGCCAGAGTGGAAGGATGGACGGAAACTTCTGACGGCGTGGTGCTTCGGACACATCGGGAGGAGCTTAGGGCCCGTTACGTGGTCAATTGTGCCGGACTGTTCAGCGATCGCGTGGCCCGGCTTGCCGGGATTTCCCCCGGGTTGAAGATTGTGCCGTTTCGCGGCGAGTATTACGAGCTGGTGCCGCAAAAGCGGCACCTGGTGAAGCACCTGGTCTATCCTGTGCCCAATCCGGCCTTTCCGTTCCTTGGGGTACACCTGACCCGTGCCATTGATGGAACGGTGCATGCCGGGCCGAACGCGGTACTCAGTTTCAAGCGGGAAGGGTACCGGAAGGGGGATGTCAGCCTGCGCGACAGCATCGAAGTACTGGCGTATCCCGCATTCTGGAAAATTGTCCGCCGGTATGGACGGCTGGGGTTGGGCGAGATGCTCCGTTCCTGGAGCAAACAGGCCTTTCTCCGTCATGTGCAGTCCTTTTTGCCTGAAGTGAAAGCGGAGGATCTGACGCCGGCACCTGCAGGGGTTCGCGCCCAGGCCCTCTCCAGAGACGGACGGCTGCTCGACGACTTTCACATCCTTCAGAAAGGAAGGGGGATACACGTCCTCAATGCCCCTTCCCCCGCAGCCACGGCCTCCCTCATGATTGGCCAATATCTCGCCCGGCGAATCCTGGACGCTGCAAGCGGGGAAGCGGGTTTCGGCGCTTCCTTCGCATCGGTTCAAAACAAAGCGTAA
- a CDS encoding glutamate mutase: MTRKKQLRILCPNGHLGFAPTKEKSFYIGAATKPDYYCCDSGSDDIGPAPLGADKSVGMYEWQKHDLELMLLAAREQGVPMIIGSAGDTGSNSRVDLFVQIIKDLAKKHHLPKFKLAYFYSEVDKAYIKKKMEQGVVIEGLDGRAPLTMEDLEKTDRIVAVAGVHPFIKALEMGADVIIGGRSSDCAVFAAPAIKEGFPEDLAYYLGKVLECASFCAEPYGAKETVIGTITDHDVKVTAMHPQQRCTIASVSGHAMYERSNPYYEYVTGGMLDMTNCRYEQYDEKTCRITGSKFVPVEGKIKVKLEGSGKVGEKYIGIAGIRDPYMIQHIDQVVEWASSQVKETFSGVDYHLDFKIYGKNGVMGDLEPIKEIRSHELCVVVEGVAPTKKLAEEITLMGTRQLFYARLPEVKGTAGTAAFVVDEVLPATAAYRWTMNHVIPVDDPMELFEVKMIEVGGEE, from the coding sequence ATGACAAGAAAAAAACAATTACGTATCCTCTGTCCCAACGGCCACCTCGGGTTTGCACCGACGAAAGAGAAAAGCTTTTACATTGGAGCGGCGACCAAGCCGGACTATTATTGTTGCGATTCGGGTAGTGATGACATCGGTCCTGCTCCCCTGGGCGCCGACAAGTCGGTGGGCATGTACGAATGGCAAAAACATGACCTAGAGCTAATGCTCCTCGCGGCGCGGGAACAAGGTGTGCCGATGATCATCGGCTCTGCGGGCGACACCGGATCCAATAGCCGCGTTGACCTCTTTGTGCAAATTATCAAAGACCTGGCAAAAAAGCACCACCTACCCAAATTTAAACTGGCTTATTTTTATTCCGAAGTGGACAAAGCGTACATCAAAAAGAAAATGGAACAAGGCGTCGTCATCGAAGGGTTGGACGGCCGGGCGCCATTGACCATGGAAGATTTGGAAAAAACGGATCGAATCGTCGCCGTGGCCGGCGTTCATCCATTCATTAAGGCCCTGGAAATGGGCGCTGATGTGATTATCGGCGGACGCTCCAGCGATTGCGCCGTTTTTGCCGCTCCGGCCATTAAGGAAGGCTTTCCCGAAGATTTGGCGTATTACTTGGGAAAAGTTCTGGAGTGCGCTTCGTTCTGCGCCGAACCGTACGGAGCCAAAGAAACGGTGATTGGCACCATCACCGATCACGACGTCAAAGTAACGGCCATGCATCCGCAACAACGTTGCACGATCGCTTCCGTTTCGGGTCACGCCATGTACGAACGTTCCAACCCTTACTACGAATATGTGACGGGCGGAATGCTGGATATGACCAACTGCCGTTACGAGCAGTACGACGAAAAAACGTGCCGTATCACCGGCTCCAAATTTGTTCCTGTGGAAGGCAAAATCAAAGTGAAATTAGAAGGTTCAGGCAAAGTCGGGGAAAAATACATCGGCATCGCCGGCATCCGGGATCCGTACATGATTCAGCATATCGACCAAGTGGTAGAGTGGGCATCCAGCCAAGTAAAGGAAACGTTCAGCGGCGTGGACTACCACCTTGATTTCAAGATTTACGGTAAAAATGGTGTCATGGGGGATCTGGAACCGATCAAAGAAATCCGTTCCCACGAACTTTGCGTCGTGGTGGAAGGCGTTGCGCCGACGAAAAAATTGGCGGAAGAAATTACACTGATGGGCACCCGGCAACTGTTTTACGCCCGCTTGCCGGAAGTGAAAGGAACGGCAGGGACGGCCGCTTTCGTCGTCGATGAAGTATTGCCGGCCACGGCCGCTTACCGTTGGACGATGAACCACGTCATTCCGGTGGACGATCCAATGGAACTGTTTGAAGTAAAAATGATTGAAGTTGGGGGAGAAGAATGA
- a CDS encoding gamma carbonic anhydrase family protein, with amino-acid sequence MILPFDGKEPQIHPTVFLAQGVVISGDVKIGEYTNIWYNTVLRGDIAPTIIGARVSIQDNSTLHQSPGNPLIIEDDVTVGHNAILHSCIIRKGALIGMGAIILDRAEIGENAMIGAGSLVPPGKKIPPNTLAVGSPAKVIRELTEADYKELERIRKSYTEKGQIYKRMEEAYRSGRQPVG; translated from the coding sequence ATGATTCTGCCTTTTGACGGCAAAGAACCGCAAATCCATCCAACGGTCTTTTTGGCACAGGGCGTTGTGATTTCCGGTGATGTGAAGATCGGCGAGTATACCAATATCTGGTACAACACAGTATTACGGGGTGACATTGCCCCCACCATCATCGGCGCCCGGGTCAGCATCCAGGACAACTCCACGCTCCATCAAAGCCCGGGCAATCCGCTGATCATCGAGGATGATGTGACCGTCGGCCACAATGCCATCCTCCACAGCTGCATCATCCGCAAAGGGGCGCTGATCGGGATGGGCGCCATCATCCTGGATCGGGCGGAAATCGGGGAAAATGCGATGATCGGCGCCGGCTCCCTGGTGCCTCCCGGAAAGAAAATCCCGCCCAACACGCTGGCCGTCGGTTCTCCGGCGAAAGTGATCCGGGAACTGACCGAGGCAGACTACAAGGAACTGGAGCGTATCCGCAAGTCCTACACGGAAAAAGGCCAGATCTACAAAAGGATGGAAGAGGCATACCGGTCCGGCAGGCAGCCGGTAGGTTGA